In Ascochyta rabiei chromosome 11, complete sequence, the following are encoded in one genomic region:
- a CDS encoding Ubiquitinyl hydrolase 1 — translation MSGGWNTIESDAGVFTYLIEKLGVKDVQFEELTTLDADELRALGDVYGVIFLFKYPTGEEASSVPRDGRYDHEAARELFFAAQTIQNACGTQALISVLLNKEGEVDIGKELSEFKAFAGEFPPELRGETLSNSDLIRETHNSFARSSPFVDETQRTATEDDDVYHFIAYTSINGKLYELDGLQPAPILHGACTNDEFPSKIIPVLQRRIARYPATEIRFNLMACVRDLRLRARELGDDEGLEDQEDKRAQWLWENSLRRHNFVGFVGELLKGVVKAKLEQGGGAYDKWVDEAKGRTKKRREDARKQGVAVE, via the exons ATGTCTGGAGGCTGGAACACGATCGAGTCGGACGCG GGTGTCTTCACGTACCTCATCGAGAAGCTCGGGGTCAAGGATGTGCAGTTTGAGGAGCTCACGACGCTCGACGCCGACGAGCTGCGGGCGCTCGGCGACGTGTACGGCGTCATCTTCCTGTTCAAGTACCCGACGGGTGAAGAGGCGAGCTCCGTGCCCAGGGACGGCAGGTACGACCACGAGGCCGCCCGCGAGCTCTTCTTCGCGGCGCAGACGATCCAGAACGCGTGCGGGACCCAGGCGCTGATCTCGGTGCTGCTGAACAAGGAGGGCGAGGTGGACATTGGCAAGGAGCTGAGCGAGTTCAAGGCGTTTGCCGGCGAGTTCCCGCCCGAG CTGCGCGGCGAGACGCTGTCCAACTCGGACCTGATCCGCGAGACGCACAACTCGTTTGCCCGCTCGTCGCCCTTTGTCGACGAGACGCAGCGCACGGCGACCGAGGACGACGATGTGTACCACTTTATAGC CTACACGTCCATCAACGGCAAGCTCTACGAACTCGACGGCCTGCAGCCCGCGCCCATCCTGCACGGCGCCTGCACCAACGACGAGTTCCCGTCCAAGATCATCCCCGTGCTGCAGCGCCGCATCGCGCGCTACCCGGCGACGGAGATTCGCTTCAACCTCATGGCGTGCGTGCGCGATCTGCGGCTGCGCGCGCGCGAGCTTGGCGACGACGAGGGGCTCGAGGACCAGGAGGACAAGCGGGCACAGTGGCTGTGGGAGAACTCTCTGCGGCGCCACAACTTTGTCGGCTTCGTGGGCGAGCTGCTCAAGGGCGTGGTCAAGGCCAAGCTCgagcagggcggcggcgcCTACGACAAGTGGGTCGACGAGGCCAAGGGCCGGACCAAGAAGCGGAGGGAGGACGCGAGGAAGCAGGGCGTGGCGGTGGAGTGA
- a CDS encoding Phosphatidylinositol-3-phosphatase SAC1, which translates to MSAVNDIEALLDEAARDVEKNREQAANDEGRDSDARKDDRNGDRRDRGDRRDRSRDRGDRRGDRRRSRDRDQRRLDDSRPRSSRGGDADDRYRRSSSRDRYRGGRRDRGGDYYSGGGRARSRSPRGDRGDKPRRERERSGDRQRGGEERKGGRREKTATPEATEDDRDKRTIFVQQISQRAETRHLRSFFETIGPVVEAQIVKDRVTGRSKGVGYVEFKDEESVPKALELTGQKLKGVPIIAQLTEAEKNRAARPSEGGAAPGANGAPFHRLYVGNIHFSVTEKDLQEIFEPYGELEQVILQRDEMNPGRSKGYGFVQFVDPNNAKDALAEMNGFELAGRQIRVGLGNDKFTPESTATLLRTFNQQAQSYQGSAFSGAGGRGAYAGGSGGVFDRTHSKDDRGVSGASALDDTDVAGVNFKTYDRSKLMDALARRDPAEIAKQGAAPVISKPRAPVVDKPMASKCIKIENAFDADEEQKNWGNSWVKDLESEVRVECDKKYGKVVHIAVDPNTEGDIYVKFDSVSGGEKALQGLNGRSFNHRTIMASYVVDKIYNSLWGAAASRF; encoded by the exons ATGTCTGCTGTCAACGACATCGAAGCACTCCTCGACGAGGCCGCCCGCGACGTGGAGAAGAACCGCGAGCAGGCCGCCAACGACGAGGGACGCGATTCAGACGCCCGCAAGGACGACCGAAATGGTGACCGCCGTGACCGAGGCGACCGTCGCGACCGCAGCAGAGATCGCGGTGACCGCCGAGGCGATAGGCGCAGAAGCCGCGACCGAGACCAACGCCGACTAGATGACAGCCGCCCCCGTTCAAGCAGAGGCGGTGACGCTGATGACAGATACCGCCGCAGCAGCTCGCGCGACCGATACCGGGGTGGACGCAGGGACCGAGGCGGCGACTACTACAGTGGTGGAGGACGTGCTCGCTCACGCTCCCCGCGCGGTGATCGAGGCGACAAGCCCCGTCGCGAGCGAGAAAGGTCTGGCGATCGCCAACGTGGTGGTGAGGAGCGCAAGGGAGGCCGTCGTGAGAAGACCGCTACCCCAGAAGCTACAGAAGACGATCGTGACAAGCGTACTATCTTCGTCCAGCAGATTTCCCAGCGTGCCGAGACACGCCATCTCCGCTCCTTCTTCGAGACCATTGGACCCGTTGTCGAGGCCCAGATTGTCAAGGATCGAGTCACTGGCCGCTCGAAAGG CGTTGGATATGTTGAGTTCAAGGACGAAGAGTCTGTTCCTAAGGCATTGGAGCTGACTGGACAGAAGCTGAAAGGTGTTCCTATCATTGCGCAGCTTACAGAAGCTGAGAAGAACCGCGCTGCTCGGCCATCTGAAGGAGGCGCTGCACCAGGCGCTAATGGCGCACCATTTCATCGTCTCTACGTCGGTAACATTCACTTTAGCGTTACTGAGAAGGATTTGCAAGAGATTTTCGAGCCTTACGGTGAGCTTGAACAGGTCATCCTCCAGCGTGATGAGATGAACCCCGGTCGATCGAAGGGTTACGGTTTCGTTCA GTTCGTTGATCCCAATAACGCTAAAGATGCCTTAGCAGAGATGAACGGCTTTGAGCTCGCTGGCCGCCAGATTCGAGTCGGACTCGGCAACGACAAGTTTACTCCCGAATCAACTGCAACCCTACTCCGCACCTTCAACCAACAAGCGCAAAGCTACCAGGGTTCCGCTTTCAGTGGCGCCGGCGGCCGTGGTGCTTATGCTGGTGGTTCTGGTGGCGTTTTTGATCGCACACACAGCAAGGATGATCGTGGCGTTAGCGGTGCTTCTGCTCTTGACGACACCGATGTTGCTGGAGTCAATTTCAAGACCTACGATCGTTCAAAGCTAATGGACGCGCTAGCTCGTCGTGATCCAGCAGAGATTGCGAAGCAGGGTGCTGCACCGGTTATCAGCAAGCCTCGTGCGCCTGTTGTCGACAAGCCTATGGCTTCCAAGTGCATCAAAATCGAGAACGCATTCGATGCTGACGA GGAGCAGAAGAATTGGGGCAACAGCTGGGTTAAGGACCTAGAGTCAGAAGTCAGAGTCGAGTGTGATAAAAAGTACGGCAAAGTTGTTCACATCGCTGTCGACCCAAATACCGAAGGCGATATCTACGTCAAATTCGACTCGGTATCTGGCGGTGAGAAAGCTCTGCAAGGTCTTAACGGGCGCAGTTTCAACCATCGTACGATCATGGCCTCTTATGTTGTCGACAAGATCTACAACTCGCTTTGGGGCGCCGCTGCCAGCAGGTTCTGA
- a CDS encoding 4-hydroxysphinganine ceramide fatty acyl 2-hydroxylase has translation MPVRSLPTIPTADVQAHNNEKSCYVTVGTKVYDVTDFLDGHPGGGELILEYGGKDITEILKDEVSHTHSDSAYEILDECLIGFVAGEEVMDAVTKSNKPYEIVPLPPSEVGKIELKGMEQNQKPLYAATGMSSADDLSRETDPSIDYKQHKFLDLSKPLLMQVWNGGFEKDFYLEQVHRPRHYKGGDSAPLFGNFLEPLSKTPWWVVPTLWWPVVTGVTYIASQGDLSTPALAGYWVFGLAFWTIIEYVLHRCLFHLDDHLPNNRAALTLHFLLHGIHHYLPMDKYRLVMPPTLFAALAAPFWKFAHTVFFHNWYAATAAYCGGVFGYTLYDLTHYFLHHQKLPPWYQELKKYHLKHHFADYQNGFGVTSRFWDWVFGTELEMGSPKVIKTT, from the exons ATGCCAGTCCGCAGCCTTCCGACGATTCCGACCGCCGATGTGCAGGCGCACAACAACGAGAAGAGTTGCTACGTTACAGTCGGCACCAAGGTGTACGATGTCACAGACTTTCTCGACGGGCATCCAGGCGGCGGCGAGCTCATCCTCGAGTACGGCGGCAAGGACATTACAGAGATTCTGAAGGATGAGGTCTCCCACACCCATTCAGACTCTGCATATGAGATCCTGGATGAGTGCTTGATTGGGTTCGTAGCTGGCGAGGAGGTCATGGATGCTGTTACCAAGAGCAACAAGCCGTACGAAATCGTTCCTCTGCCTCCTTCAGAGGTGGGCAAGATTGAACTCAAAGGCATGGAACAGAACCAAAAACCACTCTATGCTGCGACGGGCATGTCGTCCGCCGACGACCTTTCTCGCGAAACCGACCCCAGCATCGACTACAAGCAGCACAAGTTCCTCGACCTCAGCAAGCCACTACTCATGCAAGTCTGGAATGGCGGGTTTGAGAAGGACTTCTACCTCGAGCAGGTCCACCGACCACGCCACTACAAGGGAGGTGACTCGGCTCCACTGTTTGGCAACTTCCTGGAGCCATTGAGCAAGACGCCTTGGTGGGTAGTACCTACACTATGGTGGCCCGTGGTTACAGGTGTGACGTACATTGCTTCTCAAGGCGACCTGAGTACTCCCGCTCTTGCAGGTTACTGGGTGTTTGGACTGGCGTTCTGGACAATTATCGAATACGTCCTACATCGATGCTTGTTCCATCTTGACGA CCATCTACCTAACAACCGCGCCGCCCTCACTTTACATTTCCTCCTCCATGGCATCCACCACTACCTTCCCATGGACAAGTACAGGCTAGTCATGCCTCCCACACTGTTTGCAGCGCTTGCGGCGCCATTCTGGAAATTTGCACACACTGTGTTCTTCCATAACTGGTACGCGGCAACAGCTGCGTACTGCGGCGGTGTCTTTGGCTACACGCTCTACGACCTGACTCACTACTTCCTTCACCACCAGAAGCTTCCCCCCTGGTACCAGGAGCTAAAGAAGTACCACCTCAAGCATCACTTTGCGGACTACCAAAATGGCTTCGGCGTCACCAGCCGCTTTTGGGACTGGGTTTTTGGGACTGAGTTGGAGATGGGATCGCCGAAGGTCATCAAGACGACATAG